A region from the Paraburkholderia youngii genome encodes:
- a CDS encoding Tim44 domain-containing protein, with product MSDLNLLSARKVKGSLARRIGLIAMVGLLTAGTLASLDAEARRMGGGRSFGRQSNSLQQRQTTPPSQPAQNNQATQQSAQPAAPATKPTPPAAPNRNRWLGPIAGLAAGLGIAALLSHFGLGEAFAGMFANVIVIALIAMVVIWLIRRFTGRKRDAEQPAYAGTAPSLNTKGTDYIQEPRYTAPPTGSYLEPQGNPLTTPSLGATPSVPAGFDSEAFLRNAKVYFVRLQAAWDVGNVDDIREFTTPEMFAEVRVDLTARGTQPNQTDVVQLNAELLGVEERATEYFASVRFSGLIREAPGAAAEPFVEVWNLTKANRPGEGWLLAGIQQVEQH from the coding sequence ATGTCCGATTTGAATTTGTTATCTGCTCGTAAGGTTAAGGGGTCGCTGGCGAGAAGAATCGGACTGATCGCGATGGTCGGTCTGCTGACGGCCGGCACCCTTGCCTCTCTCGACGCCGAAGCACGCCGCATGGGCGGAGGCCGTAGCTTCGGCCGTCAATCGAACAGTCTGCAGCAGCGCCAGACGACGCCGCCGTCCCAGCCCGCGCAGAACAATCAGGCCACGCAGCAGAGCGCGCAACCGGCGGCTCCTGCAACCAAGCCCACGCCGCCCGCCGCGCCGAACCGCAATCGCTGGCTGGGCCCGATCGCCGGTCTCGCGGCCGGTCTCGGCATCGCCGCGTTGCTGTCGCATTTCGGGCTCGGCGAGGCGTTCGCCGGCATGTTCGCCAACGTGATCGTGATTGCGTTGATCGCGATGGTCGTGATCTGGCTCATCCGCCGCTTCACCGGCCGCAAGCGCGATGCGGAGCAACCGGCTTACGCGGGCACGGCGCCGTCGCTGAACACCAAAGGCACCGACTATATTCAGGAGCCGCGTTACACCGCGCCGCCGACCGGCTCGTATCTCGAACCGCAGGGCAACCCGTTGACGACGCCATCGCTCGGCGCGACGCCGTCGGTGCCGGCCGGCTTCGATTCGGAAGCGTTTCTGCGTAACGCGAAGGTGTACTTCGTGCGCCTGCAGGCCGCATGGGACGTCGGCAATGTCGATGACATCCGCGAATTCACGACGCCGGAAATGTTCGCCGAAGTGCGCGTCGATCTCACCGCGCGCGGCACGCAGCCGAACCAGACCGACGTCGTGCAGTTGAACGCCGAGCTGCTCGGCGTCGAGGAGCGCGCGACCGAATACTTCGCGAGCGTGCGCTTCTCCGGTTTGATCCGCGAGGCGCCGGGCGC
- the ubiE gene encoding bifunctional demethylmenaquinone methyltransferase/2-methoxy-6-polyprenyl-1,4-benzoquinol methylase UbiE, with protein sequence MSKTHFGFQSVDEQDKAQKVAGVFHSVAANYDLMNDLMSGGLHRAWKVFTIAQANVRPGYKVLDIAGGTGDLSKAFAKQAGETGEVWHTDINESMLRVGRDRLLDKGIITPTLLCDAEKIPFPDNYFDVVTVAFGLRNMTHKDIALAEMRRVLKPAGRLLVLEFSKVWDPLKKVYDLYSFKVLPWLGERFAKDAESYQYLAESIRMHPDQETLKTMMEQAGLDNVKYYNLSAGVVALHVGTKY encoded by the coding sequence ATGAGCAAAACCCACTTCGGCTTTCAATCGGTCGACGAACAGGACAAGGCGCAGAAAGTGGCGGGGGTGTTCCACTCGGTGGCCGCCAACTACGACCTGATGAACGACCTGATGTCGGGCGGATTGCACCGGGCGTGGAAGGTGTTCACGATCGCCCAGGCGAACGTGCGGCCGGGCTACAAGGTGCTCGACATCGCGGGCGGCACGGGCGATCTGTCGAAGGCGTTCGCCAAACAGGCGGGCGAGACGGGCGAGGTCTGGCATACCGACATCAATGAATCGATGCTGCGCGTCGGCCGCGACCGGCTGCTCGACAAGGGCATCATTACGCCGACGCTGCTTTGCGATGCCGAGAAAATCCCGTTCCCGGATAACTATTTCGACGTCGTGACGGTCGCGTTCGGCTTGCGCAACATGACGCATAAAGACATCGCGCTCGCCGAGATGCGCCGTGTGCTGAAACCGGCCGGGCGGCTGCTCGTGCTCGAGTTCTCGAAGGTATGGGACCCGCTGAAGAAGGTCTACGATCTGTATTCGTTCAAGGTGTTGCCGTGGCTCGGCGAGCGCTTCGCCAAGGACGCGGAAAGCTACCAGTACCTGGCGGAATCGATCCGCATGCATCCTGACCAGGAAACTTTGAAAACTATGATGGAACAAGCCGGTCTCGACAACGTCAAATATTACAATTTGTCAGCTGGCGTGGTAGCGTTGCATGTGGGGACCAAATACTAG
- a CDS encoding gamma-butyrobetaine hydroxylase-like domain-containing protein, protein MSGLTPETPVPTGVVVHSKSRVLELQYANGEAYRLPFELLRVYSPSAEVQGHGPGQETLQTGKRDVTITMIEGVGNYALQPTFSDGHSTGIYSWDLLYDMAVRQDELWRAYLAKLAAAGIDRDTPMVPAAAAHGHCH, encoded by the coding sequence ATGAGCGGATTGACTCCCGAGACGCCGGTGCCGACCGGCGTGGTCGTGCATTCCAAGTCGCGCGTGCTCGAACTGCAGTACGCGAACGGCGAAGCGTACCGGCTGCCGTTCGAACTGCTGCGCGTCTATTCGCCGTCGGCGGAAGTGCAGGGCCACGGGCCCGGCCAGGAAACGCTGCAGACGGGCAAGCGCGACGTGACGATCACGATGATCGAAGGCGTCGGCAATTACGCGCTGCAGCCGACTTTCTCCGATGGCCACTCCACCGGTATCTATTCGTGGGACCTGCTGTACGACATGGCCGTACGTCAGGATGAACTCTGGCGCGCGTATCTCGCCAAACTGGCAGCGGCCGGCATCGACCGCGACACGCCGATGGTGCCCGCCGCAGCTGCGCACGGGCACTGTCACTGA
- a CDS encoding HIT family protein: MDCVFCREDGGDVLWQDDALRVVLADEHDYPGFCRVIWNAHVAEFSDLSADDRDHVMKAVYAVERAQRRVMQPAKVNLASLGNQVPHVHWHVIPRFSNDAHFPLPIWAPRQRTVSEAMLSSRRAHATLLREAVRQEIEQALG; encoded by the coding sequence ATGGACTGCGTTTTTTGCCGTGAAGACGGCGGCGATGTGCTATGGCAGGACGACGCGTTGCGAGTCGTCCTCGCCGACGAACACGACTACCCGGGCTTTTGCCGGGTCATCTGGAACGCTCACGTAGCCGAGTTTTCGGATCTTTCCGCCGACGACCGCGATCACGTGATGAAGGCCGTCTACGCGGTCGAGCGTGCGCAGCGGCGCGTGATGCAGCCCGCGAAGGTCAATCTCGCGAGCCTCGGCAACCAGGTGCCGCACGTGCACTGGCACGTGATTCCGCGTTTCTCGAACGACGCGCATTTCCCCCTGCCGATCTGGGCGCCGCGCCAGCGCACGGTGTCCGAAGCGATGCTGTCGTCGCGTCGCGCGCACGCCACGTTGCTGCGCGAAGCCGTGCGGCAGGAAATCGAACAGGCGCTGGGCTGA
- a CDS encoding DUF3683 domain-containing protein: protein MNAPQVFEPHGAAAAVAADPEARLREIPYNYTSFSDREIVIRLLGNEAWDALAELRAERRTGRSARMLYEVLGDIWVVRRNPYLQDDLLDNPKRRALLIEALNHRLAEIEKRRRADLREHGDEAGVDRAARVEKLVQAARRAIDQFAGEFQQTYDLRRRTTRVLGKVTQKDNIKFDGLSRVSHVTDATDWRVEYPFVVLTPDSEAEIAGMIKACFELGLTVIPRGGGTGYTGGAVPLTPFSAVINTEKLEQLGPVEMTQLPGVDRKVATIFSGAGVVTRRVTEAAEQAGFVFAVDPTSLDASCVGGNVAMNAGGKKAVLWGTALDNLAWWRMVDPEGNWLEVTRLEHNMGKIHDIEVARFELKWFDGNYAPGEKLLRTEALDIKGRVFRKEGLGKDVTDKFLAGLPGVQKEGCDGLITSARWVLHKMPAHTRTVCLEFFGQAREAIPSIVEIKDYLFETSRQGGAILAGLEHLDERYLRAVGYATKSKRNAFPKMVLIGDIVGNDADAVAQATSEVVRMANGKSGEGFVAVSAEARKRFWLDRSRTAAIAKHTNAFKINEDVVIPLDRMGEYTDGIERINIELSLKNKLQLVDALEAFFKGGKLPLGKSDDANEIPSAELLEDRVQQALDLLARVRTRWEFVRDKLDLSLREAQHYLVGLGYESLAEKFADRVDAQPEATVFHLAQDRTIRVSWKQEIRAELRQIFNGGEFKPILDEAQAIHKQVLRGRVFVALHMHAGDGNVHTNIPVNSDNYEMLQDAHTAVARIMKLARSLDGVISGEHGIGITKLEFLTDDEIGEFRKYKQRVDPHGRFNAGKLLEGADLRNAYTPSFGLMGYESLIMQQSDIGAISESIKDCLRCGKCKPVCATHVPRANLLYSPRNKILATSLLVEAFLYEEQTRRGVSIKHWDEFNDVADHCTVCHKCVTPCPVKIDFGDVSMNMRNLLRKMGKKKFNPGNAAGMFFLNATNPQTINLARTAMMGVGYKAQRLGNEVLKKFTKKQTAHPPATVGKPVITQQVIHFMNKKMPGNLPKKTARALLDIEDNKIVPIIRNPKTTTADTEAVFYFPGCGSERLFSQVGLATQAMLWEAGVQTVLPPGYLCCGYPQRGSGQYDKAEQIVTDNRVLFHRVANTLNYLDIKTVVVSCGTCYDQLAGYEFEKIFPGCRIIDIHEYLLEKGIKLDGVNGVRYMYHDPCHSPIKTMDPVKLVNQLMGSEQDGYKIEKNDRCCGESGTLAVTRPDISTQVRFRKEEEIRKGAAKLRGIPLVAEAGANAINPANASAGSAGATNGSVLKAGDGPQPGNGNAGSTDVKILTSCPSCLQGLSRYNEDAGTEADYIVVEMARHVLGENWMADYVQRANNGGIERVLV, encoded by the coding sequence ATGAACGCACCTCAAGTTTTCGAACCGCACGGCGCCGCCGCTGCGGTGGCCGCCGATCCCGAAGCGCGTCTGCGCGAAATTCCCTACAACTACACGTCGTTCTCCGACCGCGAAATCGTCATCCGCCTGCTCGGCAACGAGGCTTGGGATGCGCTCGCCGAACTGCGCGCCGAACGCCGCACCGGACGCTCGGCGCGCATGCTGTACGAAGTGCTCGGCGATATCTGGGTCGTGCGCCGCAATCCGTATCTGCAGGATGACCTGCTCGACAACCCGAAGCGCCGCGCGCTGCTGATCGAAGCGCTCAATCACCGCCTCGCCGAAATCGAGAAGCGCCGCCGCGCCGATTTGCGCGAACACGGCGACGAAGCCGGCGTCGATCGCGCCGCGCGCGTCGAAAAGTTGGTGCAGGCCGCGCGCCGCGCTATCGACCAATTCGCCGGCGAATTCCAGCAGACCTACGACCTGCGCCGCCGCACCACCCGCGTGCTCGGCAAGGTCACGCAGAAGGACAACATCAAGTTCGACGGCCTGTCACGCGTCTCGCACGTGACCGACGCGACCGACTGGCGCGTCGAATACCCATTCGTCGTGCTGACGCCGGACTCGGAAGCCGAAATCGCCGGCATGATCAAGGCCTGCTTCGAACTCGGCCTGACCGTGATTCCGCGCGGCGGCGGCACCGGCTACACGGGTGGCGCGGTGCCGCTCACGCCGTTCTCGGCCGTCATCAACACCGAAAAGCTCGAACAGCTCGGCCCGGTCGAAATGACCCAGCTGCCGGGCGTCGATCGCAAGGTCGCGACGATCTTCTCGGGTGCGGGCGTCGTCACGCGCCGCGTGACCGAAGCGGCCGAGCAGGCCGGCTTCGTGTTCGCGGTCGACCCGACCTCGCTCGACGCGTCCTGCGTCGGCGGCAACGTCGCGATGAACGCGGGCGGCAAGAAGGCGGTGCTATGGGGCACGGCGCTCGATAACCTCGCGTGGTGGCGCATGGTCGACCCGGAAGGGAACTGGCTCGAAGTCACGCGTCTCGAGCACAACATGGGCAAGATCCACGACATCGAAGTCGCGCGTTTCGAGCTCAAGTGGTTCGACGGCAACTACGCGCCGGGCGAGAAGCTGCTGCGCACTGAGGCGCTCGATATCAAGGGCCGCGTGTTCCGCAAGGAAGGCCTCGGCAAGGACGTCACCGATAAATTCCTCGCCGGACTGCCGGGCGTGCAGAAGGAAGGCTGCGACGGCCTCATCACGTCCGCGCGCTGGGTGCTTCACAAGATGCCCGCGCATACGCGCACCGTCTGTCTCGAGTTCTTCGGCCAGGCGCGCGAGGCGATTCCGAGCATCGTCGAAATCAAGGACTACCTGTTCGAGACGTCGCGCCAGGGCGGCGCGATTCTCGCGGGCCTTGAGCATCTCGACGAGCGCTATCTTCGCGCGGTCGGCTATGCGACCAAGAGCAAGCGCAACGCGTTTCCGAAGATGGTGCTGATCGGCGACATCGTCGGCAACGATGCGGACGCGGTCGCGCAGGCCACCTCGGAAGTCGTGCGCATGGCCAACGGCAAGAGCGGCGAAGGTTTCGTCGCGGTCAGCGCCGAGGCCCGCAAGCGCTTCTGGCTCGACCGCAGCCGCACCGCCGCGATCGCGAAGCACACCAACGCGTTCAAGATCAACGAAGACGTCGTGATTCCGCTCGACCGCATGGGCGAGTACACGGACGGCATCGAGCGCATCAACATCGAGCTGTCGCTGAAGAACAAGCTGCAACTGGTCGACGCGCTCGAAGCGTTCTTCAAGGGCGGCAAGCTGCCGCTCGGCAAGAGCGACGACGCGAACGAAATCCCGAGCGCCGAGCTGCTCGAAGACCGCGTGCAGCAGGCGCTCGATCTGCTCGCGCGCGTGCGCACGCGCTGGGAATTCGTGCGCGACAAGCTCGACCTGTCGCTGCGCGAGGCGCAGCACTATCTGGTCGGCCTCGGCTATGAATCGCTCGCGGAGAAGTTTGCCGATCGCGTCGACGCGCAACCGGAAGCAACCGTATTCCACCTCGCCCAAGACCGCACGATCCGCGTGTCGTGGAAGCAGGAAATCCGTGCCGAATTGCGGCAGATTTTCAATGGCGGCGAGTTCAAGCCGATCCTCGACGAAGCCCAGGCGATCCACAAGCAGGTGCTGCGCGGCCGCGTGTTCGTCGCGCTGCACATGCACGCGGGCGACGGCAACGTGCACACCAACATCCCGGTCAACTCCGACAACTACGAGATGCTGCAGGACGCGCACACGGCGGTCGCGCGCATCATGAAGCTCGCGCGTTCGCTCGACGGCGTGATCTCCGGCGAGCACGGCATCGGCATCACGAAGCTCGAATTCCTGACCGACGACGAGATCGGCGAATTCCGCAAGTACAAGCAGCGCGTCGATCCGCATGGCCGCTTCAACGCCGGCAAGCTGCTCGAAGGCGCGGACCTGCGCAACGCGTACACGCCGAGCTTCGGGCTGATGGGCTACGAATCGCTGATCATGCAGCAGTCCGATATCGGCGCGATTTCCGAGTCGATCAAGGACTGCCTGCGCTGCGGCAAGTGCAAGCCGGTCTGCGCGACGCACGTGCCGCGCGCGAACCTGCTATACAGCCCGCGCAACAAGATTCTCGCCACCTCCCTGCTGGTCGAGGCATTCCTGTACGAAGAGCAGACGCGCCGCGGCGTGTCGATCAAGCACTGGGACGAGTTCAACGACGTCGCCGATCACTGCACCGTCTGCCACAAGTGCGTGACGCCGTGCCCGGTGAAGATCGACTTCGGCGACGTGTCGATGAACATGCGCAACCTGTTGCGCAAGATGGGCAAGAAGAAGTTCAACCCGGGCAACGCGGCGGGCATGTTCTTCCTGAACGCGACCAACCCGCAGACCATCAATCTCGCGCGCACCGCGATGATGGGCGTCGGCTACAAGGCGCAACGTCTCGGCAACGAGGTGCTGAAAAAGTTCACGAAGAAGCAGACCGCGCATCCGCCCGCCACGGTCGGCAAGCCGGTGATCACGCAGCAGGTGATCCACTTCATGAACAAGAAGATGCCGGGCAACCTGCCGAAGAAGACCGCGCGTGCGTTGCTCGATATCGAGGACAACAAGATCGTCCCGATCATCCGCAATCCGAAGACGACCACCGCCGACACCGAAGCGGTGTTCTACTTCCCGGGCTGCGGCTCCGAGCGGCTGTTCTCGCAGGTGGGTCTCGCGACCCAGGCAATGCTGTGGGAGGCGGGCGTGCAGACGGTGCTGCCGCCGGGCTACCTGTGCTGCGGCTATCCGCAGCGCGGCTCGGGCCAGTACGACAAGGCCGAGCAGATCGTCACCGACAACCGCGTGTTGTTCCACCGCGTCGCCAATACGCTGAACTACCTCGATATCAAGACGGTGGTGGTGTCGTGCGGTACGTGTTACGACCAGCTCGCCGGTTACGAATTCGAAAAGATCTTCCCGGGTTGCCGGATCATCGACATCCATGAGTACCTGCTGGAAAAAGGCATCAAGCTCGATGGCGTGAACGGCGTGCGCTACATGTACCACGACCCGTGCCATTCGCCGATCAAGACGATGGACCCGGTCAAGCTCGTCAACCAGCTGATGGGTTCGGAACAGGACGGCTACAAGATCGAGAAGAACGACCGCTGCTGCGGCGAATCGGGCACGCTCGCGGTCACGCGTCCCGACATCTCGACCCAGGTGCGCTTCCGCAAGGAAGAAGAAATCCGCAAGGGCGCGGCGAAGCTGCGCGGTATTCCGCTCGTTGCCGAAGCAGGCGCGAACGCGATCAATCCGGCCAATGCATCGGCCGGATCCGCCGGTGCGACCAACGGTTCCGTGCTGAAAGCCGGCGACGGTCCGCAGCCGGGTAACGGCAACGCGGGTTCGACCGACGTCAAGATCCTCACGAGCTGCCCGTCGTGCCTGCAAGGGCTGTCGCGCTACAACGAAGACGCGGGTACCGAGGCGGATTACATCGTGGTCGAGATGGCACGTCACGTGCTCGGCGAAAACTGGATGGCGGACTACGTACAGCGGGCGAACAATGGCGGAATCGAGCGCGTGCTGGTTTAA
- the ilvA gene encoding threonine ammonia-lyase, biosynthetic, whose protein sequence is MDVFPSHTAHRATRMASHDYLKKTLTARVYDVARETELERAPNLSARLRNPVYLKREDNQPVFSFKLRGAYNKMAHIPAEALSRGVITASAGNHAQGVALSAARMGVKAIIVVPVTTPQLKVDAIRTHGGPTVEVVQFGESYSDAYGHAVKLQEERGLTFVHPFDDPYVIAGQGTVAMEILSQHQGPIHAIFVPIGGGGLAAGVAAYVKSVRPEIKVIGVQTDDSCAMAASLKAGERVTLNEVGLFSDGTAVKLVGEETFRLCSEYLDEVLLVNTDALCAAIKDVFQDTRSVLEPAGSLAVAGAKQYAEREGIENQTLIAITSGANMNFDRMRFVAERAEVGEAREAVFAVTIPEERGSFRRFCELVGTRSVTEFNYRIADANSAHIFVGVQIRNRSEPAQIAGAFEAHGFATVDLTFDELSKQHIRYMVGGRSPLARDERLFRFEFPERPGALMKFLSSMAPNWNISLFHYRNQGADYSSILVGIQVPESDHAAFERFIETLGYPCWEETKNPVYRLFLA, encoded by the coding sequence ATTGACGTTTTCCCGTCTCACACAGCGCACCGCGCGACCCGCATGGCTTCCCACGACTACCTGAAAAAGACCCTGACCGCGCGCGTCTACGACGTGGCGCGCGAGACCGAGCTCGAACGCGCGCCGAACCTGTCGGCACGGCTGCGCAATCCGGTTTATCTGAAGCGCGAGGACAACCAGCCGGTGTTCTCGTTCAAGCTGCGCGGCGCGTACAACAAGATGGCGCATATTCCGGCCGAAGCGCTCAGTCGCGGCGTGATCACCGCGTCGGCGGGCAATCATGCGCAGGGCGTGGCGTTGTCGGCCGCACGCATGGGCGTGAAGGCGATCATCGTCGTGCCGGTGACGACCCCGCAGCTCAAGGTCGACGCGATCCGCACGCATGGCGGGCCGACCGTCGAGGTCGTGCAGTTCGGCGAATCGTATAGCGATGCCTACGGTCACGCGGTCAAGCTGCAGGAGGAGCGCGGCCTGACCTTCGTGCATCCGTTCGATGATCCGTACGTGATCGCCGGCCAGGGCACGGTGGCGATGGAAATCCTCAGCCAGCACCAGGGGCCGATTCACGCGATCTTCGTGCCGATCGGCGGCGGCGGTCTCGCGGCCGGTGTCGCCGCATACGTGAAATCGGTGCGCCCGGAGATCAAGGTGATCGGCGTGCAGACCGATGATTCGTGCGCGATGGCCGCGTCGCTGAAGGCGGGCGAGCGCGTGACGCTGAACGAAGTGGGCCTGTTCTCCGACGGCACCGCGGTGAAGCTCGTCGGCGAGGAAACCTTCCGCCTGTGCAGCGAATATCTCGACGAAGTGCTGCTCGTGAACACCGATGCGCTGTGCGCCGCGATCAAGGACGTGTTCCAGGACACGCGCAGCGTGCTCGAACCGGCGGGCTCGCTCGCGGTGGCGGGCGCGAAGCAGTACGCCGAACGGGAAGGCATCGAGAACCAGACGCTGATCGCGATCACGTCGGGCGCGAACATGAACTTCGACCGCATGCGCTTCGTCGCCGAACGCGCCGAAGTGGGCGAAGCCCGCGAAGCGGTTTTCGCGGTGACGATCCCCGAAGAGCGCGGCAGCTTCAGGCGCTTCTGCGAGCTGGTCGGCACGCGCAGCGTCACCGAATTCAACTACCGGATCGCCGACGCGAACTCGGCGCATATCTTCGTCGGCGTGCAGATCCGCAACCGCAGCGAACCGGCGCAGATCGCCGGCGCCTTCGAAGCGCACGGCTTCGCGACCGTCGATCTGACCTTCGACGAACTGTCGAAGCAGCACATCCGCTACATGGTCGGCGGCCGCTCGCCGCTCGCGCGCGATGAACGTCTGTTCCGCTTCGAGTTTCCCGAGCGTCCGGGCGCGCTGATGAAATTCCTGTCGTCGATGGCGCCGAACTGGAACATCAGCCTGTTCCACTATCGCAACCAGGGTGCGGACTACAGTTCGATTCTGGTCGGCATTCAGGTGCCCGAAAGCGACCACGCGGCGTTCGAGCGCTTCATCGAAACGCTCGGCTATCCGTGCTGGGAAGAAACGAAAAACCCGGTCTACCGCCTCTTCCTCGCCTGA
- a CDS encoding 5'-nucleotidase produces MALSLVDKLVVAISSRALFDFEEENRVYEAGDLKAYEALQRERLNVPAKPGVAFPLIRKLLALNAVGHRVEVVILSRSDPISGLRAFHSCREHGLAIERGVFTRGRAPFGYLKPLNAALFLSANQQDVRDALAAGFPAARVLPESARMASKYPDEIRIAFDGDAVLFSDEAERIFQKDGLRAFVGHEIDNKHLPLADGPLKPLLEALHRLQKLADAAAPMRIRTALVTARSAPAHERAIRTLMAWNIEIDEAMFLGGLDKSAFLREFEPDFFFDDQIGHCESARVVTATGHVLSGIVNAS; encoded by the coding sequence ATGGCGCTTTCGCTTGTCGACAAACTGGTGGTCGCAATCTCGTCGCGCGCGCTGTTCGACTTCGAGGAAGAAAACCGCGTCTACGAGGCCGGCGACCTGAAGGCTTACGAAGCGTTGCAGCGCGAGCGCCTGAACGTGCCCGCGAAACCGGGCGTCGCGTTTCCGCTGATCCGCAAATTGCTTGCGCTGAACGCCGTCGGTCATCGCGTCGAAGTGGTGATCCTGTCGCGCAGCGATCCGATCAGCGGCCTGCGCGCGTTTCATTCGTGCCGCGAACACGGACTCGCGATCGAGCGCGGGGTGTTCACGCGCGGCCGCGCGCCGTTCGGTTATCTGAAGCCGCTGAACGCGGCGCTGTTTCTGTCGGCGAATCAGCAGGACGTGCGCGATGCGCTCGCCGCTGGCTTCCCTGCCGCACGCGTGTTGCCGGAATCGGCGAGAATGGCGAGCAAGTACCCGGACGAAATCCGCATTGCGTTCGACGGCGACGCGGTCTTGTTTTCCGACGAAGCGGAACGCATCTTCCAGAAAGACGGCCTGCGCGCGTTCGTCGGTCACGAGATCGACAACAAGCATCTGCCGCTCGCGGACGGTCCGCTCAAGCCGCTGCTCGAAGCGCTGCACCGGCTGCAAAAACTGGCGGACGCGGCCGCGCCGATGCGCATTCGCACGGCACTGGTAACAGCACGCTCGGCCCCCGCGCATGAGCGTGCGATCCGCACCCTGATGGCGTGGAACATCGAAATCGACGAAGCGATGTTCCTCGGCGGCCTCGACAAGAGCGCATTTCTGCGCGAGTTCGAGCCCGACTTTTTCTTCGACGACCAGATCGGCCACTGCGAATCGGCCCGCGTCGTAACGGCGACTGGGCACGTGCTGAGTGGCATCGTGAACGCATCATGA
- the queF gene encoding NADPH-dependent 7-cyano-7-deazaguanine reductase QueF (Catalyzes the NADPH-dependent reduction of 7-cyano-7-deazaguanine (preQ0) to 7-aminomethyl-7-deazaguanine (preQ1) in queuosine biosynthesis) → MTPEQSPLGKSSTYAEQYDPTLLFPIARSHAREAIGITARLPFFGTDIWNAYELSWLNTRGKPQIAVATFFVPADSPNIVESKSFKLYLGSFAQTAFESAESVRDTIRRDVSASCGATVSVHLHTPHEFGKLKMEEFDGLSLDRLELEASIYQPDASLLSAAHNEAPVEETLFSNLLKSNCPVTGQPDWGSVQIHYAGPQIDHAGLLRYIISYRNHTGFHEQCVERIFVDIMKMCKPLKLAVYARYTRRGGLDINPFRTNYNLPMPDNMRLARQ, encoded by the coding sequence ATGACACCCGAACAATCCCCGCTCGGTAAGTCCTCGACTTACGCCGAACAATACGATCCGACGCTGCTGTTTCCGATTGCGCGCAGCCATGCCCGCGAGGCGATCGGCATTACCGCGCGACTGCCGTTTTTCGGCACCGACATCTGGAACGCCTACGAGCTGTCGTGGCTGAATACACGCGGCAAACCGCAAATCGCGGTCGCGACGTTCTTCGTACCGGCCGATTCGCCGAACATCGTCGAATCCAAGTCGTTCAAGCTGTATCTCGGCTCGTTCGCGCAGACCGCCTTCGAATCGGCCGAGAGCGTGCGCGACACGATCAGGCGCGACGTGTCCGCGTCGTGCGGCGCGACGGTGTCGGTGCATCTGCACACGCCGCACGAATTCGGCAAGCTGAAAATGGAAGAATTCGACGGCCTGTCGCTCGATCGGCTCGAACTCGAGGCGAGCATCTATCAGCCGGACGCGTCGCTTTTGAGCGCGGCGCACAACGAAGCGCCGGTCGAGGAAACGCTGTTCTCGAACCTGCTGAAGTCGAACTGCCCGGTGACCGGACAGCCGGACTGGGGCAGCGTGCAGATCCACTATGCCGGGCCACAAATCGATCACGCGGGCCTGCTGCGCTACATCATCTCGTACCGCAATCACACCGGCTTTCACGAGCAATGCGTCGAGCGGATCTTCGTCGACATCATGAAGATGTGCAAACCGCTGAAGCTCGCGGTCTATGCGCGCTACACGCGCCGCGGCGGGCTCGACATCAACCCGTTCCGCACCAACTACAACCTGCCGATGCCGGACAACATGCGGCTCGCGCGGCAGTAA
- a CDS encoding RidA family protein, with amino-acid sequence MKRYGVEGGKGTGGQVMPFARAVEADGWLFVSGQTPMENGEVVNGGIVEQSHKAIQNVFAILKEAGYGAEHVVRCGVWLDDPRDFASFNKVFREYFGENPPARACVVSSMVIDCKVEVDCVAYKKPAA; translated from the coding sequence ATGAAGCGATATGGCGTGGAAGGCGGAAAGGGAACGGGCGGTCAGGTGATGCCGTTCGCGCGCGCGGTCGAAGCGGACGGCTGGCTGTTCGTGTCGGGCCAGACGCCGATGGAAAACGGCGAAGTGGTCAACGGCGGCATCGTCGAGCAATCGCACAAGGCGATCCAGAACGTGTTCGCGATCCTGAAGGAAGCGGGCTATGGCGCCGAGCACGTCGTGCGTTGCGGCGTGTGGCTCGATGATCCGCGCGACTTCGCGTCGTTCAATAAGGTGTTTCGCGAGTATTTTGGCGAGAATCCGCCGGCGCGCGCGTGCGTGGTGTCGTCGATGGTGATCGACTGCAAGGTCGAGGTGGATTGCGTCGCTTACAAGAAGCCGGCGGCCTGA